In Synechocystis sp. PCC 6714, the following are encoded in one genomic region:
- a CDS encoding heme-binding protein — protein sequence MKLREIILRPCLVLGISLGLSLTFSSGALALKTYYQLPVALAVEAAMEAVNSCQRDGYNVTATVVNQEGLVQAVVRGDGATPHTIEYSLYKAFTLITLGPITGEDSTEAIAKKMTPTPLPLGSLPLAPDPVTGLSFSTGGLAIKVGDELVAAIGVSGSPNGNLDQICGIKGIEKIKSRLVP from the coding sequence GTGAAATTGAGAGAAATAATTTTGCGACCTTGTCTGGTACTGGGGATTTCCCTTGGCCTATCTTTGACTTTTTCTTCCGGGGCCCTGGCCTTGAAAACCTACTATCAATTACCAGTGGCCCTGGCGGTGGAGGCGGCCATGGAAGCGGTGAATAGTTGTCAACGGGATGGCTACAATGTCACTGCCACAGTGGTTAATCAAGAAGGTTTAGTGCAGGCCGTAGTCCGGGGTGATGGCGCTACCCCCCACACCATAGAATATAGTTTGTACAAGGCTTTTACCCTAATTACCCTAGGCCCCATTACTGGGGAGGATTCCACCGAGGCGATCGCCAAAAAAATGACCCCAACTCCTCTGCCCCTAGGCTCCTTACCCCTGGCCCCCGACCCAGTCACTGGCCTGAGTTTTAGCACCGGCGGCCTGGCCATTAAAGTGGGGGACGAATTGGTGGCGGCGATCGGGGTTTCCGGTTCCCCCAATGGCAATTTAGACCAGATTTGTGGTATCAAAGGCATCGAAAAAATTAAATCCCGTTTGGTGCCATAG